In Bombus terrestris chromosome 6, iyBomTerr1.2, whole genome shotgun sequence, a single window of DNA contains:
- the LOC100652278 gene encoding mitochondrial import inner membrane translocase subunit Tim8, whose translation MAADDAMEGNKLAEAELQEFFMAEKQKAQIQAQIHEFNDICWEKCVDKPGVKLDSRTETCLSNCVDRFIDVSLLITNRFAQILQKSVGNM comes from the exons ATGGCTGCCGATGATGCTATGGAAGGCAATAAGCTGGCAGAAGCAGAATTACAAGAGTTTTTTATGGCTGAAAAGCAAAAGGCACAGATTCAAGCTCAG ATCCACGAATTCAATGATATTTGTTGGGAAAAGTGTGTTGATAAGCCAGGAGTCAAATTGGACAGTCGAACAGAAACATGCTTAAGTAATTGTGTTGATAGATTTATAGATGTTTCGCTTTTAATTACAAATCGTTTTgcacaaattttacaaaaatctgTAGGAAACAtgtaa